In one window of Micromonospora cathayae DNA:
- a CDS encoding Gfo/Idh/MocA family protein, translated as MTRWGILATGNIAARFAEDLRLTPDAELVAVGSRTVESAELFAAKHGAQRAYGSWAELAADPDLDVVYVATPHSAHHEATLTCLNAGRSVLVEKPFTLDLASSTELVDTARARGVFLMEAMWMRCNPIVRRVLELIGDGAIGTVTSVRADFGVGGPFPPESRMRARALGGGALLDLGVYPISLAHLVLGVPDHVQAWAKISPEGVDENTGIVLGYDSGAVATLSCGIVGATPVTAEITGSTGRIDLPGPFFRPGSVTLHRDGVEPEVIPTELVGNGYQYEAAEVQRCLAEGLLESPLVPHAATLEIMALLDDIRGRIGVSYL; from the coding sequence ATGACACGTTGGGGCATCCTGGCCACCGGTAACATCGCCGCCCGCTTCGCTGAGGACCTCCGGCTGACGCCGGACGCCGAGCTGGTCGCGGTCGGCTCGCGTACCGTCGAGTCCGCCGAGTTGTTCGCCGCCAAGCACGGCGCGCAGCGGGCGTACGGCTCGTGGGCGGAGCTGGCCGCCGACCCCGACCTGGACGTGGTGTACGTCGCCACCCCGCACTCGGCTCACCACGAGGCCACCCTGACCTGCCTGAACGCCGGGCGGTCGGTGCTGGTGGAGAAGCCGTTCACGCTGGACCTGGCGAGCAGTACCGAGCTGGTCGACACCGCCCGCGCCCGTGGGGTCTTCCTGATGGAGGCCATGTGGATGCGCTGCAACCCGATCGTCCGGCGGGTGCTGGAGCTGATCGGTGACGGCGCGATCGGCACGGTGACCAGTGTGCGGGCCGACTTCGGGGTGGGCGGGCCGTTCCCGCCGGAGAGCCGGATGCGGGCCCGTGCCCTCGGTGGTGGTGCTTTGCTCGACCTGGGTGTCTACCCGATCAGCCTGGCCCATCTGGTGCTCGGCGTGCCGGACCACGTACAGGCGTGGGCGAAGATCAGCCCGGAGGGCGTGGACGAGAACACCGGCATCGTCCTCGGCTACGACTCGGGGGCGGTCGCCACGCTGAGCTGCGGCATCGTCGGTGCCACCCCGGTCACCGCCGAGATCACCGGCAGCACCGGCCGGATCGACCTGCCCGGCCCGTTCTTCCGGCCCGGTTCGGTGACCCTGCACCGGGACGGCGTCGAGCCGGAGGTGATCCCCACCGAGCTGGTCGGCAACGGCTACCAGTACGAGGCGGCCGAGGTGCAGCGCTGCCTGGCCGAGGGGCTGTTGGAGAGCCCGCTCGTTCCGCACGCGGCCACGCTGGAGATCATGGCCCTGCTGGACGACATCCGGGGCCGGATCGGGGTCAGCTACCTCTGA
- a CDS encoding GroES family chaperonin, producing the protein MTADQSLDAGLPIRLLHDRVLVRMEGSEGERRSTAGIVIPATAAVGKRLAWATAVGVGPNVRSIVSGDRVLFDPDDRSEVELHGRGYVLLRERDVHAVAAERVEPDSTGLYL; encoded by the coding sequence GTGACCGCCGACCAGAGTCTCGACGCCGGGCTGCCGATCCGCCTCCTGCACGACCGGGTGCTGGTGCGCATGGAGGGGAGCGAGGGCGAGCGCCGGTCCACCGCCGGCATCGTGATCCCGGCGACCGCCGCCGTGGGCAAGCGGCTGGCCTGGGCGACCGCCGTCGGGGTCGGCCCCAACGTCCGGTCGATCGTCTCCGGCGACCGGGTGCTCTTCGACCCCGACGACCGCTCCGAGGTCGAACTGCACGGCCGGGGCTACGTGCTGCTGCGCGAGCGGGACGTGCACGCCGTCGCCGCCGAACGCGTCGAACCCGACTCCACCGGCCTGTACCTGTAG
- the sigJ gene encoding RNA polymerase sigma factor SigJ, with the protein MSDLVAEFEAERAHLTAVAHRMLGSRAEAEDAVQETWLRWSRTMADPATRGEIREPRGWLTTVCARICLDLLRSARVRRETYPGQWLPEPVVTPLPDGYAPDPADRAARADQLGTALLVVLERLSPEQRVALVLHDVFAVPFEQVAETLGTTPAAARQLASRARRAVHADGVPRHSAGRAEQRRVVEAFLAASESGDLAALLRVLAPDVMVIGDGGGHFPAARRPIVGADAVARFLFGVYGPDGRYAGQVRFRPVLVDGTHGLYAEAPYRDGQTVRLVISFAVHEGRITGVFNQLNPEKLTGLPPL; encoded by the coding sequence GTGTCGGATCTGGTGGCGGAGTTCGAGGCGGAACGGGCGCACCTGACGGCGGTGGCGCACCGGATGCTCGGCAGCCGGGCCGAAGCCGAGGACGCGGTCCAGGAGACCTGGCTGCGCTGGTCCCGGACGATGGCGGACCCGGCCACCCGGGGCGAGATCCGCGAACCACGCGGCTGGCTCACCACGGTCTGCGCCCGGATCTGCCTGGACCTGCTCCGCTCCGCCCGGGTACGCCGGGAAACCTACCCGGGGCAGTGGCTGCCCGAGCCGGTCGTCACCCCGCTGCCCGACGGGTACGCCCCCGACCCGGCCGACCGGGCCGCCCGCGCCGACCAGCTCGGCACCGCGCTGCTGGTGGTGCTGGAACGACTCAGCCCCGAGCAGCGGGTCGCGCTGGTCCTGCACGACGTCTTCGCCGTGCCGTTCGAGCAGGTCGCGGAGACGCTCGGCACCACCCCGGCCGCCGCCCGGCAACTCGCCAGCCGGGCCCGGCGCGCGGTGCACGCCGACGGCGTACCGCGACACAGCGCGGGCCGGGCCGAACAGCGCCGGGTGGTCGAGGCGTTCCTCGCCGCGAGCGAGTCCGGCGACCTGGCCGCGCTGCTCCGGGTGCTCGCCCCCGACGTGATGGTGATCGGCGACGGCGGCGGGCACTTCCCGGCGGCCCGGCGGCCCATCGTCGGCGCGGACGCGGTGGCCCGCTTCCTGTTCGGCGTCTACGGCCCCGACGGCCGCTACGCCGGTCAGGTGCGGTTCCGTCCGGTGCTGGTCGACGGCACCCACGGCCTGTACGCCGAGGCCCCCTACCGGGACGGCCAGACGGTCCGCCTGGTGATCTCGTTCGCCGTGCACGAGGGACGGATCACCGGCGTGTTCAACCAGCTCAACCCGGAAAAGCTGACCGGACTGCCGCCACTGTGA
- a CDS encoding FUSC family protein, with the protein MRRTEVREGLVDVDTARIAGAMAQLRHRGHATLRDRMHRVRGALVLALQAGLAAALAWVASHELLRNPEPVFAPISAVGTLAASVGQRTRRTVELIIGVAIGVLIGDVLIYFLGTGPWQLGLVVVLAIVISIFLGGSVAVVIQAAATAVLIATLSPSTKNLEIPRFVDALVGGGIALLVTAVLLPLNPLRVINRAARPALDLLADQLDRAAEAIRARDRESCQRALDRLRQNKEELAAFTEAIEGAKETITISPARWHRRSELAHYAEAADPIDRAMRNSGTLIRRAVTMIEDDEPVPDPMPDAIGHLAESVRLLRHEFAAGVEPQDARERALRAVSEAGRTYTGGVGFSGSVVVAQVRTTASDLLVASGLDQDEANRLVRSSFGEHERPAPPAEQPEGRAGTAPPPALP; encoded by the coding sequence ATGCGTCGGACCGAGGTGCGCGAGGGCCTGGTCGACGTCGACACCGCCCGGATCGCCGGGGCGATGGCGCAGCTCCGGCACCGGGGGCACGCCACCCTACGGGACCGGATGCACCGGGTACGTGGCGCGCTGGTGCTGGCGTTGCAGGCGGGCCTGGCCGCCGCGCTGGCCTGGGTGGCCTCGCACGAACTGCTCCGCAACCCGGAGCCGGTCTTCGCGCCGATCTCGGCGGTCGGCACGCTGGCCGCCTCGGTCGGTCAACGGACCCGCCGCACCGTCGAGCTGATCATCGGGGTGGCGATCGGGGTGCTGATCGGTGACGTGCTGATCTACTTCCTGGGTACCGGGCCCTGGCAGTTGGGCTTGGTCGTGGTACTCGCCATCGTCATCTCGATCTTCCTGGGCGGCAGTGTCGCGGTGGTCATCCAGGCGGCGGCGACCGCCGTGCTGATCGCCACGCTGAGTCCGTCGACCAAGAACCTGGAGATCCCCCGGTTCGTCGACGCGCTGGTCGGCGGAGGAATCGCCCTGCTGGTGACGGCGGTGCTGCTGCCGCTCAACCCGCTACGGGTGATCAACCGGGCGGCCCGGCCGGCCCTGGACCTGCTCGCCGACCAGCTCGACCGGGCGGCGGAGGCGATCCGCGCCCGGGACCGGGAAAGCTGCCAGCGGGCGCTGGACCGGCTCCGGCAGAACAAGGAGGAGCTGGCCGCGTTCACCGAGGCCATCGAGGGGGCGAAGGAGACCATCACCATCTCCCCGGCCCGCTGGCACCGACGCAGCGAGCTGGCCCACTACGCCGAGGCGGCCGACCCGATCGACCGGGCGATGCGGAACAGCGGCACGTTGATCCGCCGCGCGGTCACCATGATCGAGGACGACGAGCCGGTGCCGGACCCGATGCCCGACGCGATCGGCCACCTGGCCGAGTCGGTGCGGTTGCTGCGGCACGAGTTCGCCGCCGGGGTGGAACCGCAGGACGCCCGGGAACGCGCCCTGCGCGCGGTCAGCGAGGCCGGCCGGACGTACACCGGGGGAGTGGGGTTCTCCGGCAGCGTGGTGGTGGCCCAGGTGCGTACCACCGCCAGCGACCTGCTGGTCGCCTCCGGCCTGGACCAGGACGAGGCCAACCGGCTGGTCCGGTCCTCCTTCGGGGAACACGAGCGGCCCGCCCCGCCCGCCGAGCAGCCCGAGGGCAGGGCCGGGACGGCACCCCCACCGGCCCTGCCCTGA
- a CDS encoding inorganic phosphate transporter has translation MSPELIAVLAVIGVALVFDYTNGFHDAANAIATSISTRALTPRVALAMAAVGNFIGAHFGAEVAKTVGSGLVKLPTGTASLGIVFAGVIGAITWNLITWYFGLPSSSSHALIGGLVGATVAASGTVLWSGIGEDVVIPMVLSPMVGFVLGYIVMIAVQWIFRKGHPGKLNRGFRWAQTASAAAMSVGHGMQDAAKTIGIVVLALYVGGYQDDPGFIPEWAFWTSAAVLAAGTYAGGWRIIRTLGRKIIDLKPPEGFAAETVASGVLYFNALVLGAPISTTHTITSAIMGVGSTKRLSAVRWGVAGNIVGAWILTFPAAGTIGALMYFLFRPLFG, from the coding sequence CTGAGTCCCGAACTCATCGCCGTGCTGGCGGTGATCGGGGTGGCCCTGGTGTTCGACTACACCAACGGCTTCCACGACGCCGCCAACGCGATCGCGACCAGCATCTCCACCCGGGCGCTGACACCCCGGGTCGCCCTGGCCATGGCCGCGGTGGGCAACTTCATCGGCGCGCACTTCGGCGCCGAGGTCGCCAAGACCGTCGGTAGCGGCCTGGTGAAACTCCCCACCGGTACGGCCAGCCTCGGCATCGTCTTCGCCGGGGTGATCGGCGCGATCACCTGGAACCTGATCACCTGGTACTTCGGGCTGCCGTCGTCCTCGTCGCACGCGCTGATCGGTGGCCTGGTCGGCGCGACGGTGGCCGCCTCCGGCACGGTGCTGTGGAGCGGCATCGGCGAGGACGTCGTCATCCCGATGGTGCTCTCCCCGATGGTCGGTTTCGTCCTCGGCTACATCGTGATGATCGCCGTGCAGTGGATCTTCCGGAAGGGGCACCCGGGCAAGCTCAACCGGGGCTTCCGCTGGGCGCAGACCGCGTCGGCCGCCGCCATGTCGGTCGGCCACGGCATGCAGGACGCCGCCAAGACCATCGGCATCGTGGTGCTCGCCCTCTACGTCGGCGGCTACCAGGACGACCCGGGCTTCATCCCGGAGTGGGCGTTCTGGACCTCGGCGGCGGTGCTGGCCGCCGGCACGTACGCCGGTGGCTGGCGGATCATCCGTACCCTCGGTCGGAAGATCATCGACCTGAAGCCGCCGGAGGGCTTCGCCGCCGAGACCGTCGCCAGCGGCGTGCTCTACTTCAACGCCCTGGTTCTCGGCGCGCCGATCTCCACCACGCACACCATCACCTCCGCCATCATGGGCGTCGGCTCCACCAAGCGGCTCTCCGCCGTCCGGTGGGGGGTGGCCGGCAACATCGTCGGCGCGTGGATCCTCACCTTCCCGGCCGCCGGCACCATCGGCGCGCTGATGTACTTCCTGTTCCGCCCCCTGTTCGGCTGA
- a CDS encoding AI-2E family transporter, with product MWTLGQQEVRLSRFERVRGQLRRAYESGRQAVREGRARDRIRADAADAPRPGVASPAAPGPVAPASAVVVGAETPAALHTSTVSRDDADVPHALRIAAAWSWRLIVVGLVGWALLKIVGQIRIVIIPLAIAMLLSALLAPAVGWLLRARFPRSLATAVVLVTGLAAVIGTLTLVVNEFIKGVPELSAKSSEGVRQIQDWLKNGPLHLSDGQLDRYINEGQQWVNDNTNRLTSGALSTAATVAEVLTGTLLVLFATFFFLRDGRQIWRFLVRLLPVGARWKVDDAGQASWSTLVAYVRATVLVAFIDAVGIGIFLVIFDIPFAFPLAALVFLGAFIPIVGATLSGAVAVLVALVDSGPVTALIILGVVIGVQQVEGHILQPLIMGRAVAIHPLAVIIGIAAGVVLAGITGALVSVPLIAVLNTAVRRLAARTVPETPPDAVVVAAKAP from the coding sequence ATGTGGACACTTGGTCAGCAGGAGGTGCGCTTGAGCCGCTTCGAGCGGGTACGCGGACAGCTCCGCCGCGCGTACGAGTCGGGTCGGCAGGCGGTACGGGAGGGCCGGGCCCGCGACCGTATCCGGGCCGACGCGGCGGACGCACCCCGGCCGGGGGTGGCCTCGCCGGCCGCACCGGGTCCGGTGGCTCCCGCCTCGGCGGTGGTGGTCGGCGCGGAGACCCCGGCCGCCCTGCACACGTCCACGGTCAGCCGGGACGACGCCGACGTGCCGCACGCGCTGCGGATCGCCGCCGCCTGGTCGTGGCGGCTGATCGTGGTCGGGCTGGTCGGCTGGGCGCTGCTGAAGATCGTCGGCCAGATCCGGATCGTGATCATCCCGTTGGCCATCGCGATGCTGCTCTCCGCGCTGCTCGCCCCGGCCGTGGGGTGGCTGCTGCGGGCCCGGTTCCCCCGCTCGCTGGCCACGGCGGTGGTGCTGGTCACCGGGCTGGCCGCGGTCATCGGCACGCTGACCCTGGTGGTGAACGAGTTCATCAAGGGTGTCCCGGAGCTGAGCGCGAAGTCCTCCGAGGGGGTCCGGCAGATCCAGGACTGGTTGAAGAACGGCCCGTTGCATCTGAGCGACGGCCAGCTCGACCGGTACATCAACGAGGGCCAGCAGTGGGTCAACGACAACACCAACCGGCTGACCAGCGGCGCGCTCTCCACCGCCGCGACCGTGGCCGAGGTGCTCACCGGCACCCTGCTGGTGCTCTTCGCGACGTTCTTCTTCCTGCGGGACGGGCGGCAGATCTGGCGTTTCCTGGTCCGGTTGCTGCCGGTCGGGGCCCGGTGGAAGGTCGACGACGCCGGTCAGGCGTCCTGGTCGACCCTGGTGGCGTATGTCCGGGCGACGGTGCTGGTGGCGTTCATCGACGCGGTCGGCATCGGGATCTTCCTCGTCATCTTCGACATCCCGTTCGCCTTCCCGCTGGCCGCCCTGGTCTTCCTGGGGGCGTTCATCCCGATCGTCGGGGCGACCCTGTCCGGCGCGGTCGCGGTGCTGGTGGCGCTGGTCGACAGCGGGCCGGTCACCGCGTTGATCATCCTCGGCGTGGTGATCGGTGTGCAGCAGGTCGAGGGGCACATCCTCCAGCCGCTGATCATGGGCCGGGCGGTGGCGATCCACCCGCTCGCCGTGATCATCGGGATCGCCGCCGGGGTGGTGCTCGCCGGGATCACCGGGGCGCTGGTGTCGGTGCCGCTGATCGCGGTGCTGAACACCGCGGTACGCCGGCTCGCCGCCCGTACCGTGCCGGAGACCCCACCGGACGCGGTGGTCGTCGCCGCCAAGGCCCCGTGA
- a CDS encoding PrsW family intramembrane metalloprotease, whose protein sequence is MRRAGRVPGGYADRMADTPSGGAPAAPPPPSPALHTPGPPVTRMPVRRTSWQRYAVLAGTILVIAGCAVFMIFTLGQSLGAEALLIGLVAAILPVPVLVACFLWLDRYEPEPLKYLVFCFAWGAFVSTAASLTVNEFFAGRFAAWHLPEALTAVLVAPFIEELTKALGPILLLIFRRREWSGITDGLVYCGLSAIGFAMVENILYLGGYGYRTGVEEYGPATGAQQVLAIFIVRILLFGFAHPLFTSMAGIGLGISARTADRRVRFLAPVAGLLVAMMLHGTWNLLPSLAAATGQPLVALYGYIGVMVPIFFGMVGLAIWLRAWEGRLTERTLPDYVRAGWLTPPEVAALGSLGRRHAARSWARRVGGDRAVKAMRGYQFAATRLALLRDGMRRGLDSRPADRERTVAEERFLLDTISAYRGFFVGRDPQAPIGIWDGDRYHLRFPDGQQRPVEAPEEPVVPIPVVLAPPPPPVPYGWYGPHPGAPWHPGGPR, encoded by the coding sequence ATGCGGCGGGCCGGCCGGGTCCCGGGTGGCTACGCTGACCGCATGGCCGACACCCCGTCCGGCGGAGCCCCCGCTGCTCCGCCGCCGCCGAGCCCCGCCCTGCACACCCCGGGGCCGCCCGTCACCCGGATGCCCGTCCGCCGGACGAGCTGGCAGCGGTACGCGGTGCTGGCCGGCACCATCCTGGTCATCGCCGGCTGCGCGGTCTTCATGATCTTCACGCTCGGGCAGAGCCTCGGGGCGGAGGCGCTGCTGATCGGCCTGGTCGCCGCGATCCTGCCGGTCCCGGTGCTGGTGGCCTGTTTCCTGTGGCTCGACCGGTACGAGCCGGAGCCCCTGAAGTACCTGGTCTTCTGCTTCGCGTGGGGTGCCTTCGTCTCCACCGCGGCGTCGCTGACCGTGAACGAGTTCTTCGCCGGCCGGTTCGCCGCCTGGCACCTGCCGGAGGCGCTCACCGCCGTGCTGGTCGCCCCGTTCATCGAGGAGCTGACCAAGGCCCTCGGCCCGATCCTGCTGCTGATCTTCCGGCGGCGGGAGTGGTCCGGGATCACCGACGGGCTGGTCTACTGCGGGCTCTCCGCGATCGGCTTCGCCATGGTCGAGAACATCCTCTACCTGGGCGGCTACGGCTACCGCACCGGCGTCGAGGAGTACGGCCCGGCGACCGGCGCACAGCAGGTGTTGGCCATCTTCATCGTCCGGATCCTGCTGTTCGGGTTCGCCCACCCGTTGTTCACCTCGATGGCCGGGATCGGGCTGGGCATCTCCGCCCGGACCGCCGACCGGCGGGTCCGCTTCCTCGCCCCGGTCGCCGGCCTGCTGGTGGCGATGATGCTGCACGGCACCTGGAACCTGCTGCCGTCGCTGGCCGCCGCCACCGGCCAGCCCCTGGTCGCGCTGTACGGCTACATCGGCGTGATGGTGCCGATCTTCTTCGGCATGGTCGGGCTGGCGATCTGGCTGCGGGCCTGGGAGGGTCGGCTCACCGAACGCACCCTGCCGGACTACGTCCGCGCCGGCTGGCTCACTCCGCCCGAGGTGGCCGCGCTGGGCAGCCTGGGCCGGCGGCACGCCGCCCGCAGTTGGGCCCGCCGGGTCGGTGGGGACCGCGCGGTCAAGGCGATGCGCGGGTACCAGTTCGCGGCCACCCGGCTGGCCCTGCTCCGGGACGGCATGCGTCGGGGTCTGGACAGCCGGCCCGCCGACCGGGAGCGGACCGTCGCCGAGGAGCGCTTCCTGCTGGACACGATCAGCGCGTACCGGGGGTTCTTCGTCGGCCGGGACCCGCAGGCCCCGATCGGGATCTGGGACGGCGACCGCTACCACCTGCGTTTCCCGGACGGCCAGCAGCGGCCGGTCGAGGCCCCGGAGGAGCCGGTGGTGCCCATCCCGGTGGTCCTGGCCCCACCACCCCCACCCGTCCCGTACGGCTGGTACGGCCCGCACCCGGGCGCGCCATGGCATCCGGGCGGCCCCCGCTGA
- a CDS encoding PPK2 family polyphosphate kinase: MNAPDRSDIVPPVGGGLRRRLRVSPAGAARVDLAGIDPRGTPGLPDLTVTGADRKSWARDQVRAVGAELARQQEMLHASAKVDPSDGRRVLLVLQAMDCGGKDGTVKRVAGAMNPLGLRITAFGPPTDEELAHHFLWRIRRAVPAAGQVGIFNRSHYEDVLIARVESLVPEETLRTRYDEINVFERELADQGVTLVKVMLHISKDEQRDRLLERLTDPRKHWKYDPADVAARARWDDYQAAYAEALGRCGTEAAPWYVVPADRKWYRDWAVAHLLRETFATFDLGYPPATVDLERERRRLLTGWADQGERRVNDA, from the coding sequence ATGAACGCACCCGACAGATCCGACATCGTCCCTCCGGTCGGCGGCGGTCTCCGGCGGCGGCTGCGGGTGTCGCCGGCGGGCGCGGCCCGGGTCGACCTGGCCGGGATCGACCCCCGCGGGACCCCCGGCCTGCCCGACCTGACGGTGACCGGTGCGGACCGTAAGTCCTGGGCCCGGGACCAGGTCCGGGCGGTCGGCGCGGAGCTGGCCCGCCAGCAGGAGATGCTGCACGCGTCGGCGAAGGTCGACCCGTCCGACGGTCGGCGGGTGCTGCTGGTGCTCCAGGCGATGGACTGCGGCGGCAAGGACGGCACGGTGAAGCGGGTGGCCGGCGCGATGAACCCGCTGGGCCTGCGGATCACCGCGTTCGGGCCGCCGACCGACGAGGAGTTGGCGCACCACTTCCTGTGGCGGATCCGCCGGGCGGTACCGGCCGCCGGCCAGGTGGGCATCTTCAACCGCTCGCACTACGAGGACGTGCTGATCGCCCGGGTCGAGTCGCTGGTGCCCGAGGAGACGCTGCGCACCCGGTACGACGAGATCAACGTCTTCGAGCGGGAGCTGGCCGACCAGGGGGTGACCCTGGTCAAGGTGATGTTGCACATTTCCAAGGACGAGCAGCGGGACCGGCTGCTGGAGCGGCTGACCGATCCGCGCAAGCACTGGAAGTACGACCCGGCGGACGTGGCGGCCCGCGCCCGCTGGGACGACTACCAGGCGGCGTACGCGGAGGCGCTGGGCCGGTGCGGCACGGAGGCCGCGCCCTGGTACGTGGTGCCGGCGGACCGGAAGTGGTACCGGGACTGGGCGGTGGCGCACCTGCTGCGCGAGACGTTCGCCACCTTCGACCTGGGGTACCCGCCGGCGACGGTCGATCTCGAGCGGGAGCGGCGGCGACTGCTCACCGGATGGGCGGATCAAGGTGAACGGCGGGTGAACGACGCGTGA
- a CDS encoding DUF402 domain-containing protein, with protein sequence MPSDMVRVIYRKYDGSAHRDYPARRLAEDDLGVWLGVTAGTESIYHGRPSVEQIPFVLLVPHRAWWTGMFNPEPRTSEVYCDIASPARWEGDDTVHLVDLDLDVVRRRATGLVELRDEDEFAEHRVRFGYPDDLVAEAEAAARWLLGALGDGTEPFATSYRKWLALVV encoded by the coding sequence ATGCCGAGCGACATGGTCCGTGTGATCTACCGCAAGTACGACGGCAGCGCCCACCGCGACTACCCGGCCCGCCGGTTGGCCGAGGACGACCTCGGTGTCTGGCTCGGGGTGACCGCCGGCACCGAGTCCATCTACCACGGTCGGCCCAGTGTGGAGCAGATTCCGTTCGTCCTGCTGGTGCCGCACCGGGCCTGGTGGACGGGGATGTTCAATCCGGAACCCCGGACCAGCGAGGTGTACTGCGACATCGCCAGCCCGGCCCGCTGGGAGGGGGACGACACCGTCCACCTCGTCGACCTGGACCTGGACGTGGTACGCCGCCGCGCCACCGGCCTGGTCGAGTTGCGCGACGAGGACGAGTTCGCCGAGCACCGGGTCCGGTTCGGTTACCCGGACGACCTGGTGGCCGAGGCGGAAGCCGCCGCACGGTGGCTGCTCGGGGCCCTCGGCGACGGCACCGAGCCGTTCGCCACCTCGTACCGCAAGTGGCTCGCCCTGGTGGTCTGA
- a CDS encoding DUF47 domain-containing protein: protein MKFSFRPTEGAFYELFTRAAQNLVKGTELLNELALPGVDVQSVSERLTEVEHDSDQITHDLYKKINSTFITPFDREDIYRLGSLLDDVMDHLEAVGNLLYLYGLTKLPSLPREMHELVNVLDAQAKLTAEAMPRLKSMKDLEDYWIECNRLENDGDQAYRMLLVRLFSGEYDALTVLKMKEVADELEAACDAFEHVANTVETIAVKES, encoded by the coding sequence GTGAAGTTTTCCTTCCGCCCCACCGAGGGTGCCTTCTACGAGCTCTTCACCAGGGCCGCGCAGAATCTGGTGAAGGGTACGGAGCTGCTCAACGAGCTGGCGCTGCCGGGCGTCGACGTCCAGTCGGTCAGCGAGCGGTTGACCGAGGTGGAACACGACAGCGACCAGATCACCCACGACCTGTACAAGAAGATCAACTCCACCTTCATCACCCCCTTCGACCGGGAGGACATCTACCGCCTCGGGTCGCTGCTGGACGACGTGATGGACCACCTGGAGGCGGTCGGCAACCTGCTCTACCTGTACGGCCTGACCAAGCTGCCGTCGCTGCCCCGGGAGATGCACGAGCTGGTCAACGTGCTGGACGCCCAGGCGAAGCTGACCGCCGAGGCGATGCCCCGACTGAAGTCGATGAAGGACCTCGAGGACTACTGGATCGAGTGCAACCGGCTCGAGAACGACGGCGACCAGGCGTACCGGATGCTGCTGGTCCGGCTCTTCTCCGGCGAGTACGACGCACTGACCGTGCTGAAGATGAAGGAGGTCGCCGACGAACTGGAGGCCGCCTGTGACGCCTTCGAGCACGTGGCGAACACCGTCGAGACCATCGCGGTCAAGGAGTCCTGA
- a CDS encoding HD domain-containing protein, which translates to MENLVRRWRAAACGAGAPATAELTTAGEDLLARWREPHRRYHTVAHLTTVLDVVDRYPGHAGRPDLVRLAAWWHDAVYDPRAAGDTNERDSATLAGTVLTAVGLPAVAVAEVSRLVLLTAGHAVAADDHDGALLCDADLAVLAADPPRYDDYAARIRQEYAHVPEAEFRAGRAGVLAKLLDLPALFHVPELAGRWEAPARANLARELAALRLGD; encoded by the coding sequence GTGGAGAACCTGGTACGACGGTGGCGGGCGGCGGCCTGCGGGGCGGGTGCGCCGGCCACGGCGGAGCTGACCACGGCCGGCGAGGACCTGCTCGCCCGGTGGCGGGAACCCCACCGGCGCTACCACACCGTCGCGCACCTGACCACGGTGCTGGACGTCGTCGACCGGTACCCGGGCCACGCCGGACGGCCCGACCTCGTTCGGCTCGCCGCCTGGTGGCACGACGCGGTCTACGACCCGCGCGCGGCCGGGGACACCAACGAACGCGACAGCGCCACCCTGGCCGGTACGGTGCTCACCGCCGTGGGGCTGCCGGCCGTCGCGGTGGCCGAGGTCAGCCGGCTGGTCCTGCTCACCGCCGGGCACGCGGTCGCGGCCGACGACCACGACGGCGCGCTGCTCTGCGACGCCGACCTCGCGGTCCTGGCGGCCGACCCGCCACGGTACGACGACTACGCGGCGCGGATCCGGCAGGAGTACGCGCACGTGCCGGAGGCGGAGTTCCGGGCCGGCCGGGCCGGCGTGCTGGCCAAACTGCTCGACCTGCCCGCCCTGTTCCACGTGCCGGAGCTGGCCGGGCGGTGGGAGGCCCCGGCCCGGGCGAACCTGGCCCGGGAACTCGCCGCCCTGCGGCTCGGGGACTGA